The Ralstonia pseudosolanacearum genome includes the window GCAGGAGATTTGCATGATTTCTCTCGATCCCTTCGATCTGGCCCTGCTTGCCGCCCTTCAGCGCGACGGCCGTGCGACCCACCAGCAGCTCTCGGAGCAGGTCCACCTGTCGGCCAGCCAGGTCGGGCGCCGGCTCGCGCGGCTGGAGGCGGAACGGATCATCGAGGGCTACCGCGTGATCCTGTCGCCGACGGGGCTGGGCCTGGGCGTGACGGTTTTCGCCAGCGTCAAGCTTGCCCATCATGGCGATGCCATCGTCGAGCGGTTCCGCGAAGAGATCCTGCTGCTCGATGCCGTCCAGGAGTGCTATTCGGTGGCCGGCGATGCCGACTACATGCTGCGCGTGGTCGTGCCGGATCTGCCGGCGCTGTCGGAATTCGTGATGCGCAAGCTGATGCGGGTGCCGGGCGTGGACAATGTCCGCTCCAATATCGTGCTGACGGCACTCAAGCGCGACGGCGCCCTGCCGTTGGCTCACCTGGGCGGGTAGGCCGGTCCGGCCGATGCCTTGCGCGAGGGTGCGCGACGTGTCACGCTGCATTCGTCATTGAAGGGGGAGACAACGATGGTCGAAGGTCACACCACGCAGCCGGCGCGTGTGGGCGGCTACGGCATGCCGGCACGGGTGCGCGCGTGGTGGGTGGCGGCCGCGGTGGCCGGCGTGACCTATGGCGGCATGCTGACCATGGTGGCCGTGGAGGTGGGGCCCGGCACGCCGCTGGCCGGCCGCATCGTCGCCCAGCCGCTGTGGAAGATGCTGATGGCGCTGTTGCTGGCACGCGCGGCGTCGTTGCACGAGATGCCGCGCGAGCGCCGCTGGCTGATCGGCGCCTTGCTGTTCTGCGCGCTGGGCGATCTCCTGCTGGCGCTGCCGGGGCTGCGGATTTCCTTTGTCGCCGGTCTGGCGTCGTTCCTGTTCGCCCATCTGTGTTATCTGCGCGTGCTGGTGACGCTGTGCGGCGCGTGTTCGCCGCTGCGGCTGATCGGCGTGGGCGCGACACTGGGCGTGGCGATCGGCATGCTGAACTGGTACTGGCCGGGCCTGGGCGTGCTGAGCGGACCGGTGGTCGCCTACGTGATCGTCCTGTCGGCCATGGTCTGCGCGGCGCTGCTCGCGCGGCTGCCCGGGCCGCTGACCGCCTGGGGTGCCGTGGCCTTCGCTGCCTCCGACGCGATGATCGGCATCAGTGTCTTTGTGTTTCCGTTCAACGATTACGAGCTGGCGATCTGGTGGAGCTATGCCGCCGCCCAGTTGCTGATCACCGCCGGCCTGCTGACCCGCCGCGCGCCACCGCCGCGCCGCGCCATGCCGATTGCCTCGGCGTAAGCTGCCGCTGTCTTTTCCCTCCCGACGGAGCCGTCATGCTGCAGACCCTGGACGCGACTGCCACGGCGGCGCGCTTGCCGTATGCCGCCCTGGCCGATGCCATCGCGCAGGTGCTGCGCGACGCGCGCGCGGGCCGGGCCCAGGCGCCGGCGCGGCTGGTGATGCCGGTGCCCGGGCCGGGCAGCCTGCTGCTGATGCCGGCGTCCAATGCCGAGATCGCCATCACCAAGATGATTACCGTGCATCCGCACAACGCCGCGCATGGGCTGCCCGCCATCCATGGCGAGGTGATGGTGATGGATGCGGCGACCGGCGTGCGTCGCCTGCTGCTCGACGGCCCAACAGTGACGGCGCATCGCACGGCCGCGGTCTCGCTGCTGGCCGCGCGGCTGCTGGCGCCGGAGCCCGCCGGCGACCTGCTGCTGATCGGGGCCGGGGCGCAGGCGCGCGCGCATCTGGAAGCGTTCCGCATGGGGCTCGGCACGCGGCGCGTCACGATCGTCACCCGCACCGAGGCCAACGCCGAGGCTCTGGCTGCCCACGCGCGCAACCTCGGCCTGGAGGCGACTGCGGTGGCTGCGGGTGACGCGGCGGGCATGGCCCAGGGGGCGCGCATCGTGCTGCCTTACGCACCGCTGGTGATCACGGCCACGTCCTCTACCCAGCCGGTCCTGCCGGACCTGCCGGAACCGGGCACGGCGGGCATGGGCCAGGTCTGGCGCGCGCAGCACTTCATTGCGGCGGTCGGCGCGTTTCGCCCCGAGATGGCCGAATTGCCACCGCGGCTGTGCAAGCAGGCCGCCGCGTCGGACCGGCTCTTTGCCGATACCCTGACCGACCTCGATGCCGAAGCGGGCGACCTGCTGCAGGCGGGCGTGCCCTGGTCGCGTGTGCAGCTGTTACAACAGTGCATCGATGCGGCGCCCCACATCGGCGCGCAGGCCGCGCCGGGGGTGCCGGTGGTGTTCAAAAGCGTGGGCAGTGCCTTGTGGGACTTGGCCGCATGCGCCCTGGCGCTGTCGAAGGCGCCGCCCGTTTGAAAATGCAGCGTCCCGCGCAAAGGTGTGCTACAGGCCCCGCGATCGGGGTGCCTGTAACAGGAAACCTCTATAAAAAAGGTTCTGGGCCAAGGCAACCAAGCAGGATAATGGCCATCCCTCCGCCTGGGAGGAGACTTGGAATGCACCGGTATCGTTTGCGCCGCATGCATCTCTTACAGGAGCAACCACAGACATGGCCTATAAAAAAGCACTGGCGGTCGCCGCCGGGATGATCCTTGCCACTGCCGCCCACGCCCAAAGCGCGGGGAGCAACATCGTCAGCCTTGGCTGGTTCCGCGTCATGCCGAACAGTTCGAGCGACCCGCTGCAGATCGACAGCGTGGGTGGTGTGCCGCTCAACCAGTCGGTACCCAACACGGGCGCCAAGATCAAGGACGCCGATACGCTCGGCCTCGCCTTCACGCACTTTTTCACCGACAACCTGGCGGTCGAACTGGTCGGCGGCATCCCGCCGCGTCACAAGATCGAGGGCACTGATTCCTTCGCGCGCTTCGGCCAGATCGGCTCGGCCAAGCAGTGGAGCCCGACCTTGCTGGCCAAGTGGTACTTCGGCGGCGCGGACAGCAAGTTCCGCCCCTACGTCGGCGCCGGCCTGAACTACACCTGGTTCACCGACGAGAAGATCACCAACAGCGCGTTCCAGACCCAGGTGCTGGGCAGCGGTTTCCCGAGCACGAGCACCGTGTCGACCGACAGCTCGCTCAACCCGGTGGTGAGCGCGGGCGCCACGTACGCCATCACCAAGGACTGGTTCCTGGGCCTGTCGGTGTCGTACCTGCCGCTGAAGACCACGGCCAAGATCGATACCACGCTGGCCAACGGTCAGCATGCCGTGACCGAAGCGAAGATCAAGATCAACCCGATCGTGACCTTCCTGTGGGTCGGCTACCGTTTCTGAGCGGCGCTGCGCTCACAAAAAAGGCGTACCACAGCGGCACGCCTTTTTTTTATCGGCTCGATGGCTCAGGCAACGGCCTTGACCGGATAGCCGGCCTGCTCGATGGCTTGGCGCAGGGCATCCGTGCCCGCGCCGCTGCGCACCGCAACGGTCTGACTGGACAGGTCCACCTGCACCTGGGCAGCGGCATCGATCTGCTGCACGGCGCGGGTGACGGCAGCGACACAGTGGCCGCAGCTCATGCCTTCAACGGAAAACGTCGTCATGTTCGGCTCCAAGGAAAGAGGGGAGAAGGATACACAGCGGCAGTATGAACCTTCCCACCATGGGAAACGCAAGCGTAAGATGCGCTTGACCTTCCTAACATGGGAAGGTCTAGGCTGATGCCATCTTCCATCCATCCGACCTGTTGCCCATGACTGCCGCCAGCCTTGCCGATGCTGCTTCGCTCGACCTGGAAATCGAGGGGATGACCTGTGCCGCCTGCGCCGGCCGGGTCGAACGCGCGCTGCGCGCGGTGCCAGGGGTGACGCAGGCCAGTGTCAATCTCGCCACCGAGCGTGCGCGCGTTCAGCGGGGCGACGCCGTCAGCGGCGATGCGCTGGTCGCGGCGGTGGTGGCGGCCGGCTATGAAGCGCGTGTCGCGTCGGACGAAACGGCGGTCGCGCCGCCCGGCGCCGCGCCGGGCTTCTGGGATGGCCCCGGCCCTGTGTGGGTATCGGCGGCATTGTCGCTGCCGCTGGTGGCACCGATGGTGGCCGGCTGGCTGGGGGCCGGGTGGATGCTGCCGGCGTGGCTGCAATGGCTGCTGGCGACGCCGGTGCAGTGCGTGATCGGCGCGCGTTTCTACCGGGCCGGCTGGAAGGCGCTGCGCGCGGGGGCCGGCAACATGGACTTGCTGGTGGCGCTGGGTACCTCTGCGGCCTACGGGCTGTCGCTGTGGCTGTGGTGGCGTGCCGATGCGGGCGACATGCCGCACCTGTATTTCGAGAGCGCCGCGGTCGTCATCACGCTGGTGCGGCTGGGCAAGTGGCTGGAGGCGCGCGCCAAGCGGCAGACCGCCCAGGCTATCCGCGCGCTGCAGGCGCTGCGGCCCGACACCGCCCGCGTGCGCGGTGCCGACGGCACGCTGCGGGATGTGCCCATCGCCCGGGTTCGCGTGGGCGATGCGGTGTCGGTGCGCGCGGGCGAGCGCATTGCCGTCGACGGCACGGTGGTGGAGGGCGCCAGCCATGTCGACCAGTCGATGCTGACCGGTGAGAGCCTGCCCGTGCCGAAGCGCGCGGGTGACCACGTGACGGCCGGCGCCATCGCCACCGACGGCGTGCTGCTGGTGCGCACCACGGCCATCGGCGCGGACACCATGCTCTCGCGCATCATCCGCCTGGTCGAGGATGCGCAGGCCGCCAAGCCGCCGATCCAGCAGCTGGTGGACCGTGTCAGCGCGATCTTCGTGCCGGCCGTGCTGGTGGCCGCGTTGGTGACGCTGGCCGGCTGGATGATCGCGGGGGCCGGGTGGGAGAGCGCCATCGTCAATGCGGTGGCGGTGCTGGTGATCGCCTGTCCGTGCGCGCTGGGGCTGGCGACGCCGTCGGCCGTCATGGCCGGGACCGGGGCCGGCGCGCGGCGCGGCATCCTGATCGCCGATGCGCAGGCGCTGGAGCGCGCGCAGCAGGTGGACTTCGTGGTGTTCGACAAGACTGGCACGCTGACGCTCGGCCAGCCGCGCGTGGTGGCGGTGGAAGCGGCGCCGGACATCGACCCGGACGCCGTGCTCGACCAGCTCGCCGCGCTGCAGGCCGAGCACACGCACCCGCTGGCGCAGGCCACACGCGACCATGCGGCGGCGCACGGCCGTGGTGTCGCGCCGGCGCAATCGCCCGAAGTCCTGGCCGGCCGGGGCGTGCGCGGCGTCGTGGACGGCGCGGTGCTGGCGCTCGGCAATGCGCGCTGGATGGACGAGCTGCAACTCGATCGCACCGGCCTGCAGGCACGTGCCGATGCGCTGGAAGCGCAGGGCCAGACCGTCTCCTGGCTGGCGCGGACCGAAGCGGACGGCCGGGCGCAGCTGCGCGGCCTGATTGCGTTCGGCGATGCGCTCAAGCCGGGCGCGCGGGAGGCGGTGGCCGAACTGCGCCGCCGCGGCATCCGCACCGCGCTGGTGACGGGCGACAACGCGGGCGCTGCGCGCGGCGTGGCCGAGGCGCTCGGCATCGAGACGGTGGCGGCGCAGGTGCTGCCGCAGGACAAGGCCGCGCGGGTGACGGCATGGCAGCGCGGCGGCCACGTGGTGGCGATGGTCGGCGACGGCATCAACGACGCGCCCGCGCTGGCCGCGGCCGATGTCGGCATCGCCATGGCCACCGGCACCGATGTCGCCATGCAGGCCGCCGGCATCACGCTGATGCGCGGCGAGCCGCGCCTGGTGCCGGCCGCGCTCGACCTGTCGCAGCGCACCGTCGCCAAGATCCGCCAGAACCTGTTCTGGGCGTTCGTCTACAACGTGGTGGGGATTCCGCTGGCGGCCTTCGGGCTGCTGTCGCCCACCTTTGCCGGCGCGGCGATGGCGTTCTCCAGCGTGAGCGTCGTCACCAATGCGCTGATGCTGCGGCGCTGGCACCCGCGCTGGGAAACCGCCGCCGCCGGGGGAGACCGCACATGACCCGTGCCGACCTGAACGATGCATCGCAAGACGGCCCCGTCAACATCGGCGAGGCGGCCAAGGCCAGCGGTGTCTCGGCCAAGATGATCCGCTACTACGAGGGTATCGGCCTGCTGCCGCCCAGCCCGCGCACCGAGGGTAACTACCGGGTCTATGATCCGCGCGCGCTGCATGTGCTGCGGTTCATCCACCGGGCGCGCTCGCTCGGGTTCTCGCTCGAAGAGATTCGCACGCTGCTCTCGCTGTGGCACGACCGCGCGCGCGCCAGCGCCGACGTGAAGGCCATCACGATGCGCCACGTGGCCGACCTCGATGCGCGCATCCGCGAGCTGCAAGGCATGCGCGATACGCTGGTGACGCTCGCCGACGCCTGCCACGGCGACGACCGCCCGGACTGTCCGATCCTCGAGGGCGTGGCCGGGGAGGCTTCGCCCTGCTGCGATGCTGCGCTGCCCGATCCGGACCGGCACGGCTGACCATCGGGCTGATTGTCGGGCTGACCAGCGCAGCGCGCGCGGCGTCCATGCCACAATCAGGCAACCCAACGAGGAGACGCCCATGACGCAAGCCCCCGCCACGGTCGATGCGCTGGAGACGCGGCAGCGGATGAAGGACGGCACCGAGCTGTTCGTGCGGACCTGGCTGCCGGCGCCCGAGGCGGGTGAGCCCCGCGGCACCGTCATCCTCGTGCATGGCATGGCCGAGCACAGCGGCCGGTATCCGCATGTGGCGCAGGTGCTGTGCGAGCTCGGCTTGCGCGTGCGCGCCTTCGATCTGCGCGGCCACGGCAGGAGCGGCGGCCCGCGCATGGCGCTCGATGCGCCCGACAACTACCTTACCGATCTCGCGGAAATCCTCGATGCCACCGTCGCCGAGTGGAACGAGATGCCGTTCGTGCTCGGCCACAGCATGGGCGGGCTGATCGTCGCGCGCTTCGCCACCGCGCGCGTGCGGCCGGTGCGCGGCGTGCTGCTGTCGTCGCCCGCGCTGCGGCTCAAGCTGCCGCCCGGCGCCAATGTCGTGCGCGGGCTGCTCTCTGCAGTGGCGCCGAAGCTGCCGGTGCCCAATCCCGTCGATCCCGCCAGGCTGTCGCATGATCCGTCGGTGGGCGCCGCGTATCGGGCCGACCCGCAGGTGCAGAAGACCATCAGCGCGTCGGTGCTGGCGTTCATGCTCAACGCCATCACCCAGGCGCAGCAGGACGCGCCCCGGCTGGAGGCGCCCATGCTGCTGCTGGCGGGCGGCGCCGACACCATCGTCGATCCTTCGGGCAGCCGGGATTTCTGCGCCGGCGCGCCGGAAGACCTGCGCACGCTGGCCTGGTTCGAGACCGCGTATCACGAACTGTTCAACGAGGCCGAGCCGATGCGCGGTGAAGCGTTCGGGGCGATGCGGGCGTGGCTGGCCGGGCGGATCTGAGCCCGGGGCGATCGGACAAAAACAAAACACCCAAGAGCAGGCAGGAGACATGGAGACCTACGACTACATCATCATCGGCGCGGGCTCGGCGGGCTGCGTCCTGGCCAATCGCCTGACACTGGATCCGGAGGTGTCGGTGCTGCTGCTGGAGGCCGGCGGCAAGGACGACTATCACTGGATCCACATCCCCGTCGGCTACCTGTATTGCATCGGCAACCCGCGCACCGACTGGCTGTATCGCACGCAGGCCGAGCCGGGCCTGAACGGCCGTTCGCTGGGGTATCCGCGCGGCCGCGTGCTGGGCGGCTGCTCGTCGATCAACGGGATGATCTACATGCGCGGCCAGCGCGAGGACTACGACGGCTGGGCGGCGCTGACCGGTGACGATGCGTGGGAGTGGGACGCGGTGTTGCCGTTCTTCAAGGCCTCGGAGCATTACCACGGCGGCGCCGACGCCTGGCACGGTACCGGCGGCGAATGGCGGGTCGAGCCGCAGCGGCTGCACTGGCAGATCCTGGAAAGCTTCATCGAGGCGGCGGTACAGGCCGGCATTCCGCGCACGGAGGATTTCAACCGCGGCGACAACTTTGGCGTGGGCTACTTCGAGGTCAACCAGAAGCGCGGTATCCGCTGGAACACGGCCAAGGGGTTCCTGCGGCCGGCGTCGCAGCGGCCGAACCTGACCATCGTGACCGGGGCGCAGGTGCGGGCGCTGACCTTCGACGGTCGGCGCTGCACGGGCGTGACGTATCGCGGTGCGGGGCAGGACTACGCGGCGGCCGCCCGCGAGGAGGTCGTGCTGTCGGCGGGCGCGGTCAACTCGCCGCAGCTGCTGGAGCTGTCGGGCATCGGGCAGCCGCAGCGGCTGCAGGCGCTGGGCATTGCCGTGCGCCACGCGCTGCCCGGCGTCGGCGAGAACCTGCAGGACCACCTGCAGCTGCGCAGCGTGATCAAGGTGCACGGCGTGCCGACGCTCAACACGCGCGCCGCCAGCTGGTGGGGCAAGGCTATGATCGGCATGCAGTACGCCTTCAACCGGAGCGGGCCGATGAGCATGGCGCCGTCGCAGCTGGGCGCGTTCGCCCGGTCCGATCCGTCCGTCGCGCGGCCGGATGTGGAGTATCACGTGCAGCCGCTGTCGCTCGACAAGTTCGGCGATCCGCTGCACGCCTTCAATGCGTTCACTGCCAGCGTCTGCAACCTGCGGCCGACCTCGCGCGGCACGGTGCATCTCGCCTCGGCCGATCCGTTCGCCGCGCCGGTCATCGCGCCCAACTACCTGTCGACGGACGCCGACCGCAAGGTCGCCGCCGCGTCGCTGCGCCTGACGCGCCGCATCGTGTCGCAGCCGGCGCTGGCCAGGTACCGGCCGGAGGAATATCTGCCCGGCGCCGCGCTCCAGACCGACGAAGACCTCGCGCGCGCCGCCGGCGACATCGGCACGACCATCTTCCACCCGGTCGGCACCTGCCGCATGGGCCGGGCGGACGACGCCGGCGCGGTGGTCGATGCGCAGCTGCGGGTACGCGGCATCGAGGGCCTGCGCGTGGTCGACGCATCCGTCATGCCGACCATCACCTCGGGCAACACCAACTCGCCGACCATCATGATCGCGGAGAAGGCCGGCGAGATGATCCGCGCGGCGCGGCGGGCCCGCGCGCGGGGCGAGGCCGTGCCGGCCTGACGGGCGTCGACACGGCCGTGACATGACGGCTGTGTCATATCGATGGGCCCTAGGCGAGGCCCCGATACGTAACTCTACGTAAGCCCTTGGGCGGGCCGCAAATTCAATGCCGGCGCGGGTTGGCGGCCGCAAGCCGGGGCTCAGGCACCTCGGTACAAACCCCGATGTTGTGCGACACAGCAGCCGTCGACAATCATCCGCTATATAAGAAGACGGCGGGAGACAGCTGGGAATCATGGCGCAGGACATCATTCTCGAGACGCGCGGACTCACCAAGGCCTTCAAGGGCTTCACCGCCGTGTCCGACGTCAACCTTCGTGTGCGGCGCGGTTCCATCCACGCCCTGATCGGCCCGAACGGCGCCGGCAAGACCACCTGCTTCAACCTGCTGACCAAATTCCTGGTGCCCACGCGCGGCACCATTCTGTTCAACGGCGTCGACATCACGCCGGAGCGGCCGGCGGAGATCGCGCGCCGGGGCGTGATCCGCTCGTTCCAGATCTCCGCCGTGTTTCCGCACCTGTCCGTGCTGGAAAACGTTCGCGTCGGGCTGCAGCGCCAGCTCGGCACGGCCTATGCCTTCTGGCGCAGCGAGAAGACGCTGGCGGTGCTCAATGATCGGGCCATGCAGCTGCTCGACCAGGTGGGCCTCACGCCGTTCGCCGGCACGGTGACGGTGGAGCTGCCCTACGGCCGCAAGCGCGCGCTGGAGATCGCCACCACGCTGGCGATGGAGCCCGAGCTGATGCTGCTCGACGAGCCGACGCAGGGCATGGGCCACGAAGATGTGGACCGCGTGACCGAGCTGATCCAGCGCGTGGCCGAGGGCCGCACGATCCTGATGGTCGAGCACAACATGAACGTGGTGTCGTCCATTGCCGACAAGATCACGGTGCTGCAGCGCGGCCAGATCCTGGCCGAGGGCCCGTACGAAGATGTCTCGAAGAACCCGCAGGTGATGGAGGCCTACATGGGCACCGCCGATGCGGCGCTGGAAGGCCACTGACGCCGCCCGCGGCCATCGGCGCGGGGCACGGTATGCCACCGCATGCGTCATCGAATGTTTGACCCGGACACACGAGAACACCGCATGAGCACGCCCGCGCTCCAGATCAAGGACCTGCACGCCTGGTACGGCGAGTCGCACATCCTGCACGGCGTCGACCTGACCGTGAACCGCGGCGAGGTCGTCACGCTGCTCGGCCGCAACGGCGCGGGCCGCACCACCACGCTGCGCGCCATCATGGGCCTGGTCGGCACGCGCAAGGGGTCCATCGTCGTGCACGACGACGCGGGCCAGGGCGTCGAAACCATCGGCCTGCCCACGCACCGCATCGCCCATTGCGGCATCGGCTATTGCCCGGAGGAGCGCGGCATCTTCGCCAGCCTGTCGTGCGAGGAGAACCTGCTGCTGCCGCCGGTGCTCAAGGGCCCGGTGGCCAAGCGCGGCAACGCGGGCATGAGCGTGGCCGAGATCTACGAGATGTTTCCCAACCTGAAGGAGCGCCGCAACAGCCAGGGCACGCGCCTGTCGGGCGGCGAGCAGCAGATGCTGGCGGTCGGGCGCATCCTGCGCACGGGGGCCAACCTGCTGCTGCTCGACGAGATCTCCGAGGGCCTGGCGCCGGTGATCGTGCAGGCGCTGGCCCGCATGATCCTGATGCTCAAGAAGCGCGGCTACACGGTGGTGATGGTGGAGCAGAACTTCCGCTTCGCGGCGCCGCTGGCCGATCGCTTCTACGTGATGGAACACGGCCGCATCGTCGAGCGCTTCGAGGCGGCCCAGCTGCAGGACAAGATGCCGATACTGCATGAGCTGCTCGGCGTTTGATCGCTTTGCTTGACCTTTGCGCGGGGCGTGATCCGTCCGGCGCGCACGACACAGGAGACAAGACGATGACACTCAAGAAGCTGGCTGGTGCACTGATGGCGGCAGGACTGGGCCTCGCGGCATCCGGCGCGCATGCCCAGGTCTCGGGCGACAAGGTGAAGATCGGCTACATCACCGATCTCTCCGGCCTGTATGCCGACATCGACGGGCAGGGCGGCGTCGAGGCGGTCAAGATGGCGATCGAGGATGCGGGCGGCAAGGTGCTCGGCAAGCCGATCGAACTGGTCACGGCCGACCACCAGAACAAGGCCGACATCGCCGCTTCCAAGGCCCGCGAGTGGATGGACCAGCAGGGCATCGACATGCTGCTGGGCGGTACCAACTCGGCCACCTCGCTGGCGATGAGCAAGGTGGCGGCGGAGAAGAAGCGCGTCTTCATCGGCATCGGCGCCGGCACGGCCCGCCTGACCAACGAGGAGTGCACGCCGTACACGATCCACTATGCGTACGACACGGTGGCGCTGGCCAAGGGCACCGGCAGCGCGGTGGTCAAGCAGGGCGGCAAGTCGTGGTTCTTCCTGACCGCCGACTACGCCTTCGGCCATTCGCTGGAGAACGATACCGCCGCCGTGGTCAAGGCCCACGGCGGCACGGTGGTGGGCTCGGTCAAGCATCCGCTGTCGGCCTCGGACTTCTCGTCGTACCTGCTGCAGGCGCAGGCGTCCAAGGCGCAGATCCTGGGGCTGGCCAACGCGGGCGGCGACACCATCAACGCGATCAAGGCGGCCAAGGAGTTCGGCATCACCAAGACGATGAAGATCGCCGGCCTGCTGATGTTCATCAACGACGTGCACAGCCTCGGCCTGCAGACCGCCGAAGGCCTGCTGATGACCGACAGCTGGTACTGGGACATGAACGACGCCACCCGCAAGTTCGCCGCCCGGTACTTCTCCAAGATGAAGAAGATGCCGAGCAGCCTGCAGGCCGCCGACTACTCGGCCGTGTCGAACTACATCAAGACGGTGGCCGCGGCCGGCACGGATGACCCCGACAAGGTGATCGCGCAACTGAAGAAGACGCAGCTCAACGACTTCTTCTCCAAGGGCACGATCCGCGCCGATGGCCGCTATGTCCACGACATGTACCTGATGCAGGTGAAGACCCCGGCCGAGTCGAAGAAGCCGTGGGACTACATGAAGATCGTGGCGACCATTCCGGGCGACCAGGCGTTCACCACGCCGGCCGAGTCGAAGTGCCCGCTGCTCAAGAAGTAAGGCGCCAAGCCATCCGGTGTCGTCCGGCGCGTGCCGGGCGGCGCCGGCAACGGTCTCTTTTTCCCGATACGTGATGGACATCTTCGG containing:
- a CDS encoding Lrp/AsnC family transcriptional regulator is translated as MISLDPFDLALLAALQRDGRATHQQLSEQVHLSASQVGRRLARLEAERIIEGYRVILSPTGLGLGVTVFASVKLAHHGDAIVERFREEILLLDAVQECYSVAGDADYMLRVVVPDLPALSEFVMRKLMRVPGVDNVRSNIVLTALKRDGALPLAHLGG
- a CDS encoding lysoplasmalogenase is translated as MVEGHTTQPARVGGYGMPARVRAWWVAAAVAGVTYGGMLTMVAVEVGPGTPLAGRIVAQPLWKMLMALLLARAASLHEMPRERRWLIGALLFCALGDLLLALPGLRISFVAGLASFLFAHLCYLRVLVTLCGACSPLRLIGVGATLGVAIGMLNWYWPGLGVLSGPVVAYVIVLSAMVCAALLARLPGPLTAWGAVAFAASDAMIGISVFVFPFNDYELAIWWSYAAAQLLITAGLLTRRAPPPRRAMPIASA
- a CDS encoding delta(1)-pyrroline-2-carboxylate reductase family protein; amino-acid sequence: MLQTLDATATAARLPYAALADAIAQVLRDARAGRAQAPARLVMPVPGPGSLLLMPASNAEIAITKMITVHPHNAAHGLPAIHGEVMVMDAATGVRRLLLDGPTVTAHRTAAVSLLAARLLAPEPAGDLLLIGAGAQARAHLEAFRMGLGTRRVTIVTRTEANAEALAAHARNLGLEATAVAAGDAAGMAQGARIVLPYAPLVITATSSTQPVLPDLPEPGTAGMGQVWRAQHFIAAVGAFRPEMAELPPRLCKQAAASDRLFADTLTDLDAEAGDLLQAGVPWSRVQLLQQCIDAAPHIGAQAAPGVPVVFKSVGSALWDLAACALALSKAPPV
- a CDS encoding OmpW/AlkL family protein — protein: MAYKKALAVAAGMILATAAHAQSAGSNIVSLGWFRVMPNSSSDPLQIDSVGGVPLNQSVPNTGAKIKDADTLGLAFTHFFTDNLAVELVGGIPPRHKIEGTDSFARFGQIGSAKQWSPTLLAKWYFGGADSKFRPYVGAGLNYTWFTDEKITNSAFQTQVLGSGFPSTSTVSTDSSLNPVVSAGATYAITKDWFLGLSVSYLPLKTTAKIDTTLANGQHAVTEAKIKINPIVTFLWVGYRF
- a CDS encoding heavy-metal-associated domain-containing protein — encoded protein: MTTFSVEGMSCGHCVAAVTRAVQQIDAAAQVQVDLSSQTVAVRSGAGTDALRQAIEQAGYPVKAVA
- a CDS encoding heavy metal translocating P-type ATPase; this translates as MTAASLADAASLDLEIEGMTCAACAGRVERALRAVPGVTQASVNLATERARVQRGDAVSGDALVAAVVAAGYEARVASDETAVAPPGAAPGFWDGPGPVWVSAALSLPLVAPMVAGWLGAGWMLPAWLQWLLATPVQCVIGARFYRAGWKALRAGAGNMDLLVALGTSAAYGLSLWLWWRADAGDMPHLYFESAAVVITLVRLGKWLEARAKRQTAQAIRALQALRPDTARVRGADGTLRDVPIARVRVGDAVSVRAGERIAVDGTVVEGASHVDQSMLTGESLPVPKRAGDHVTAGAIATDGVLLVRTTAIGADTMLSRIIRLVEDAQAAKPPIQQLVDRVSAIFVPAVLVAALVTLAGWMIAGAGWESAIVNAVAVLVIACPCALGLATPSAVMAGTGAGARRGILIADAQALERAQQVDFVVFDKTGTLTLGQPRVVAVEAAPDIDPDAVLDQLAALQAEHTHPLAQATRDHAAAHGRGVAPAQSPEVLAGRGVRGVVDGAVLALGNARWMDELQLDRTGLQARADALEAQGQTVSWLARTEADGRAQLRGLIAFGDALKPGAREAVAELRRRGIRTALVTGDNAGAARGVAEALGIETVAAQVLPQDKAARVTAWQRGGHVVAMVGDGINDAPALAAADVGIAMATGTDVAMQAAGITLMRGEPRLVPAALDLSQRTVAKIRQNLFWAFVYNVVGIPLAAFGLLSPTFAGAAMAFSSVSVVTNALMLRRWHPRWETAAAGGDRT
- the cueR gene encoding Cu(I)-responsive transcriptional regulator is translated as MTRADLNDASQDGPVNIGEAAKASGVSAKMIRYYEGIGLLPPSPRTEGNYRVYDPRALHVLRFIHRARSLGFSLEEIRTLLSLWHDRARASADVKAITMRHVADLDARIRELQGMRDTLVTLADACHGDDRPDCPILEGVAGEASPCCDAALPDPDRHG
- a CDS encoding alpha/beta hydrolase yields the protein MTQAPATVDALETRQRMKDGTELFVRTWLPAPEAGEPRGTVILVHGMAEHSGRYPHVAQVLCELGLRVRAFDLRGHGRSGGPRMALDAPDNYLTDLAEILDATVAEWNEMPFVLGHSMGGLIVARFATARVRPVRGVLLSSPALRLKLPPGANVVRGLLSAVAPKLPVPNPVDPARLSHDPSVGAAYRADPQVQKTISASVLAFMLNAITQAQQDAPRLEAPMLLLAGGADTIVDPSGSRDFCAGAPEDLRTLAWFETAYHELFNEAEPMRGEAFGAMRAWLAGRI
- a CDS encoding GMC family oxidoreductase gives rise to the protein METYDYIIIGAGSAGCVLANRLTLDPEVSVLLLEAGGKDDYHWIHIPVGYLYCIGNPRTDWLYRTQAEPGLNGRSLGYPRGRVLGGCSSINGMIYMRGQREDYDGWAALTGDDAWEWDAVLPFFKASEHYHGGADAWHGTGGEWRVEPQRLHWQILESFIEAAVQAGIPRTEDFNRGDNFGVGYFEVNQKRGIRWNTAKGFLRPASQRPNLTIVTGAQVRALTFDGRRCTGVTYRGAGQDYAAAAREEVVLSAGAVNSPQLLELSGIGQPQRLQALGIAVRHALPGVGENLQDHLQLRSVIKVHGVPTLNTRAASWWGKAMIGMQYAFNRSGPMSMAPSQLGAFARSDPSVARPDVEYHVQPLSLDKFGDPLHAFNAFTASVCNLRPTSRGTVHLASADPFAAPVIAPNYLSTDADRKVAAASLRLTRRIVSQPALARYRPEEYLPGAALQTDEDLARAAGDIGTTIFHPVGTCRMGRADDAGAVVDAQLRVRGIEGLRVVDASVMPTITSGNTNSPTIMIAEKAGEMIRAARRARARGEAVPA
- a CDS encoding ABC transporter ATP-binding protein produces the protein MAQDIILETRGLTKAFKGFTAVSDVNLRVRRGSIHALIGPNGAGKTTCFNLLTKFLVPTRGTILFNGVDITPERPAEIARRGVIRSFQISAVFPHLSVLENVRVGLQRQLGTAYAFWRSEKTLAVLNDRAMQLLDQVGLTPFAGTVTVELPYGRKRALEIATTLAMEPELMLLDEPTQGMGHEDVDRVTELIQRVAEGRTILMVEHNMNVVSSIADKITVLQRGQILAEGPYEDVSKNPQVMEAYMGTADAALEGH